A single region of the Streptomyces sp. NBC_01262 genome encodes:
- a CDS encoding Zn-ribbon domain-containing OB-fold protein gives MARERERTPVVDGWFTDDADAPDGFRLLGTRCRSCGSVFFPRQDSHCRNPACGASTLEEIPLSPRGRVWSCTDVRYRPPAPYASDPGRPWEPYTLVAVELAAERMVVLGQAAPGVGVADLPVGAEVEVVPGVLAEDEERVWTTWHWRPVEGGAR, from the coding sequence ATGGCGCGGGAACGGGAACGCACACCGGTCGTCGACGGCTGGTTCACCGACGACGCCGACGCCCCGGACGGCTTCCGGTTGCTCGGCACCCGCTGCCGGTCCTGCGGCTCGGTGTTCTTCCCCCGGCAGGACAGCCACTGCCGCAACCCGGCCTGCGGGGCCTCCACGTTGGAGGAGATCCCGCTGTCCCCCCGGGGCCGTGTGTGGTCCTGCACCGATGTGCGGTACCGGCCGCCGGCTCCGTACGCGTCGGATCCCGGCCGCCCCTGGGAGCCGTACACGCTGGTGGCCGTGGAGCTGGCGGCGGAGCGGATGGTGGTCCTGGGGCAGGCCGCGCCGGGGGTCGGGGTGGCGGACCTGCCGGTCGGAGCGGAGGTCGAGGTGGTGCCGGGGGTGCTGGCCGAGGACGAGGAGCGGGTCTGGACGACCTGGCACTGGCGGCCGGTAGAGGGCGGCGCGCGATGA
- the glpK gene encoding glycerol kinase GlpK yields MTDTKYVAAIDQGTTSSRCIVFDTDGAIVAVDQREHRQIFPRPGWVEHDATEIWSKVQAVVAGALAKAGLRADQLSAMGITNQRETTVLWDRATGRPVHNAIVWQDTRTSALCTQLGGSDGQDRFRDSTGLPLASYFSGPKAAWLLDNVPGLRRRAENGEIAFGTIDSWLIWNLTGGTDGGVHVTDVTNAGRTMLMNLESLQWDPEILAAMNIPEAILPQIRSSAEIYGTAVGQLAGVPVASALGDQQAAVFGQACYDTGTAKNTYGTGSFLLLNTGNRPVPSKNGLLTTMGYQLGGEAPVYCLEGSIAITGALVQWFRDQLGIISSADEIEPLAASVEDNGGAYIVPAFSGLYAPYWRSDARGVITGLTRYVTKAHLARAVLEATSWQTREVVDAMYQDSGVHITTLKVDGGMTGNGLLMQHQADVLGVPVVRPKVAETTCLGAAYAAGLATGVWDGLDTLKAHWRKDAEWTPQMEESAREREYRRWKKAVERSFGWHEEEDDGSS; encoded by the coding sequence ATGACCGACACCAAGTACGTCGCCGCAATCGACCAGGGCACCACCTCCAGCCGCTGCATCGTCTTCGACACGGACGGCGCGATCGTCGCCGTCGACCAGCGTGAGCACCGCCAGATCTTCCCCAGGCCGGGGTGGGTCGAGCACGACGCGACCGAGATCTGGTCCAAGGTCCAGGCCGTGGTCGCCGGCGCGCTCGCCAAGGCGGGCCTGCGCGCCGACCAGCTCAGCGCGATGGGCATCACCAACCAGCGCGAGACCACCGTCCTGTGGGACCGCGCGACCGGACGGCCGGTGCACAACGCGATCGTCTGGCAGGACACCCGTACCTCCGCGCTGTGCACCCAACTGGGCGGCAGCGACGGCCAGGACCGCTTCCGGGACTCCACCGGGCTGCCGCTGGCCAGCTACTTCTCCGGACCCAAGGCCGCCTGGCTGCTCGACAACGTCCCCGGGCTGCGGCGCCGCGCCGAGAACGGCGAGATCGCCTTCGGCACCATCGACTCCTGGCTGATCTGGAACCTCACCGGCGGCACGGACGGCGGCGTGCACGTCACGGATGTCACCAACGCCGGCCGCACGATGCTGATGAACCTCGAATCGCTCCAGTGGGATCCGGAGATCCTCGCCGCCATGAACATCCCCGAGGCGATCCTCCCGCAGATCCGCTCCTCGGCGGAGATCTACGGAACCGCGGTCGGCCAGCTCGCCGGTGTCCCGGTGGCGTCCGCGCTGGGCGACCAGCAGGCCGCCGTCTTCGGCCAGGCCTGCTACGACACCGGGACGGCCAAGAACACGTACGGGACCGGCAGTTTCCTGCTGCTGAACACCGGCAACCGGCCCGTGCCGTCCAAGAACGGGCTGCTGACGACGATGGGCTACCAGCTGGGCGGCGAGGCGCCGGTCTACTGCCTGGAGGGCTCGATCGCGATCACCGGCGCGCTGGTGCAGTGGTTCCGGGACCAGCTCGGCATCATCTCGTCCGCCGACGAGATCGAGCCCTTGGCGGCGAGCGTGGAGGACAACGGCGGCGCGTACATCGTGCCCGCCTTCTCCGGGCTCTACGCCCCGTACTGGCGCTCCGACGCGCGCGGCGTCATCACCGGGCTGACCAGGTACGTCACGAAGGCGCACCTCGCGCGTGCGGTGCTGGAGGCCACGAGCTGGCAGACGCGGGAGGTGGTGGACGCGATGTACCAGGACTCCGGCGTCCACATCACGACGCTGAAGGTGGACGGCGGCATGACAGGCAACGGGCTGCTGATGCAGCACCAGGCCGATGTGCTGGGTGTGCCGGTGGTGCGGCCCAAGGTGGCCGAGACGACGTGCCTGGGGGCGGCGTACGCGGCCGGGCTCGCGACCGGGGTGTGGGACGGGCTGGACACGCTCAAGGCGCACTGGCGCAAGGACGCGGAGTGGACGCCGCAGATGGAGGAAAGCGCGCGGGAGCGGGAGTACCGCCGGTGGAAGAAGGCGGTCGAGCGGAGCTTCGGGTGGCACGAGGAGGAGGACGACGGATCCTCGTAG
- a CDS encoding DUF742 domain-containing protein, with the protein MTSDGDRWYDDDAGHVVRPYAMTRGRTTHAAEDRLDLIALVVAESRYEDSPTGTHPDTDRTLSPEHLDIIERCRTRPTSVAELAADLDLPLGVVRVLIGDLLDSRLVHVSRPVPPAELPDESLLREVINGLRAL; encoded by the coding sequence ATGACTTCTGACGGGGACCGCTGGTACGACGACGACGCCGGGCACGTGGTGCGGCCGTACGCGATGACGCGCGGCCGGACCACCCACGCAGCCGAGGACCGGCTCGACCTGATCGCCCTGGTGGTCGCCGAGTCCCGCTACGAGGACTCGCCCACCGGCACGCATCCCGACACCGACCGCACCCTGTCGCCCGAGCATCTCGACATCATCGAGCGCTGCCGGACCCGGCCGACGTCCGTCGCGGAACTCGCGGCGGACCTCGACCTCCCGCTGGGCGTCGTACGGGTGCTCATCGGCGACCTGCTCGACTCCCGGCTCGTCCACGTCAGCAGGCCCGTCCCGCCGGCCGAGCTGCCGGACGAGAGCCTGCTGCGCGAGGTGATCAACGGGCTTCGGGCGCTCTGA
- a CDS encoding sensor histidine kinase has protein sequence MRFRGTTIRRKIVALLLIPLLSLTALWAFAATLTGSQVWGMLGITQTVDNLAHPVEDAIGAVQGERRAALVFLADPRRSDARTALLSRESTTDKAVDLLNTQAASSDNRSNLSSESKRRLDLVTKGFGTLDALRSKVVDGTIERIDAYEAYNATVDPGYGFLASINTMENIAIDRQIRALTSVVQATEDISREDALMAAAITAGRTSPQEQLAFTYAVAEQRAHYRDNLDRLGAEERSLFDDFWNGTDGQALKTAEDKVVAAGAAGAPRAADRAAWQKSASTALTDLDEIADQARDVQKNRVEPFSIRLMVQAGAAGGLGLIAVIATVIVSVRIGRGLIRDLSRLRKDAQEVSGTRLPRVMRRLAAGEEVDVETEAPRLEYSPDEVGQVGKALNTLQRAAVEAAVRQADMRKGVSEVFVNLARRSQVLLHRQLTLLDAMERRTEDPRELGDLFRLDHMTTRMRRHAEGLVILSGAVPSRQWRKPVQLMDVVRAAVAEVEDYERVEVRRLPRLAVTGPAVADLTHLIAELIENATVFSPPHTTVQVHGEPVSNGFALEVDDRGLGLTPDAMLEANLRLAETPEFELSDTDRLGLFVVSRLAQRQGVRVSLRPSPYGGTTAVVLVPSALLAEGAADTGEVRIGELELAKALGDITDEDEDVRSRTTEHSFRQWGLTPDRDEQHEPPREHRRHAAPAPAPVVQPQPALSAGTSGDPDELSVLPRRRRPPVLVAENGRSLAEVPRQASGPAALAGPPPSEPAAPSGPAPQSLPRRVRQASLAPQLRTDSTGETERPTAPETPGGGSPERTPEEIRARMSSIQRGWQRGRRHSEDPPDVARAATDDARPAPTGDNAPRSITEGNGP, from the coding sequence ATGCGCTTTCGCGGTACGACGATCCGGCGGAAGATCGTGGCGCTGCTGCTCATTCCGCTGCTGTCCCTCACCGCCCTCTGGGCCTTTGCCGCGACACTGACCGGCAGCCAGGTGTGGGGCATGCTCGGCATCACGCAGACCGTCGACAATCTCGCCCACCCCGTGGAGGACGCCATCGGGGCGGTGCAGGGGGAGCGCCGCGCCGCGCTGGTCTTCCTGGCCGATCCCCGTCGCTCCGACGCCCGGACCGCGCTGCTGAGCCGGGAGAGCACCACCGACAAGGCCGTCGACCTGCTGAACACCCAGGCCGCGTCGTCGGACAACCGGTCCAACCTGAGTTCGGAGTCCAAGCGCCGCCTCGACCTGGTCACCAAGGGCTTCGGGACGCTGGACGCCCTGCGCAGCAAGGTCGTCGACGGCACCATCGAGCGCATCGACGCCTACGAGGCGTACAACGCGACGGTCGATCCCGGCTACGGATTCCTCGCCTCGATCAACACGATGGAGAACATCGCCATCGACCGGCAGATCCGCGCCCTGACCAGCGTCGTGCAGGCGACCGAGGACATCAGCCGCGAGGACGCCCTGATGGCGGCCGCCATCACCGCCGGCCGAACCAGCCCACAGGAGCAGCTCGCCTTCACGTACGCCGTCGCCGAGCAGCGGGCGCACTACCGGGACAACCTCGACCGCCTCGGCGCCGAGGAGCGGTCCCTGTTCGACGACTTCTGGAACGGCACCGACGGCCAGGCCCTGAAGACCGCCGAGGACAAGGTGGTCGCGGCCGGCGCCGCCGGAGCGCCGCGCGCGGCCGACCGGGCCGCCTGGCAGAAGAGCGCCTCCACCGCGCTCACCGACCTCGACGAGATCGCCGACCAGGCCCGCGATGTGCAGAAGAACCGCGTCGAGCCGTTCTCCATCCGCCTGATGGTCCAGGCCGGGGCCGCCGGCGGTCTCGGCCTGATCGCGGTCATCGCCACGGTCATCGTCTCCGTACGCATCGGCCGCGGCCTCATCCGCGACCTGTCCCGCCTGCGCAAGGACGCCCAGGAGGTCTCCGGCACCCGGCTGCCGCGCGTCATGCGCAGGCTCGCGGCCGGTGAGGAGGTGGACGTCGAGACCGAGGCGCCCCGCCTGGAGTACTCCCCGGACGAGGTCGGCCAGGTCGGCAAGGCGCTCAACACCCTGCAACGGGCGGCCGTCGAGGCCGCCGTGCGACAGGCCGACATGCGCAAGGGCGTTTCCGAGGTCTTCGTCAACCTCGCCCGCCGCAGCCAGGTGCTGCTCCACCGTCAGCTCACCCTCCTGGACGCCATGGAACGGCGTACCGAGGACCCGCGCGAACTCGGCGACCTCTTCCGCCTGGACCACATGACCACGCGCATGCGGCGCCACGCCGAGGGCCTGGTCATCCTCTCCGGCGCCGTCCCGTCCCGGCAGTGGCGCAAGCCCGTCCAGCTCATGGACGTCGTGCGCGCGGCGGTCGCCGAGGTCGAGGACTACGAACGGGTCGAGGTGCGCAGGCTGCCCCGGCTCGCCGTCACCGGGCCCGCCGTCGCCGACCTCACCCACCTGATCGCCGAACTCATCGAGAACGCCACGGTGTTCTCGCCCCCGCACACCACCGTCCAGGTGCACGGCGAACCGGTCAGCAACGGCTTCGCCCTGGAGGTCGACGACCGCGGTCTCGGGCTGACCCCCGACGCCATGCTCGAAGCCAACCTCCGGCTCGCCGAGACCCCCGAGTTCGAGCTCTCCGACACCGACCGCCTCGGCCTGTTCGTGGTCAGCCGGCTCGCCCAACGCCAGGGCGTACGCGTCTCCCTGCGCCCGTCCCCGTACGGCGGCACCACCGCCGTCGTCCTGGTCCCGTCGGCGCTCCTCGCCGAAGGCGCCGCGGACACCGGGGAGGTCCGCATCGGCGAACTGGAGCTGGCGAAGGCACTGGGCGACATCACGGACGAGGACGAGGACGTCCGCAGCCGCACGACCGAGCACAGCTTCCGGCAGTGGGGCCTTACACCGGACCGCGACGAGCAGCACGAGCCTCCCCGGGAGCACCGCCGCCACGCGGCCCCGGCCCCGGCTCCCGTCGTGCAGCCGCAGCCCGCCCTGTCCGCCGGGACCTCCGGCGATCCGGACGAGCTCTCCGTACTGCCGCGACGGCGCCGACCCCCGGTGCTGGTCGCCGAGAACGGCCGCTCCCTGGCGGAGGTCCCGCGCCAGGCGTCCGGCCCCGCCGCCCTCGCAGGCCCGCCCCCCTCGGAGCCGGCCGCCCCCTCGGGCCCGGCGCCCCAGAGCCTGCCCCGCCGAGTCCGGCAGGCCAGCCTGGCCCCGCAGTTGCGCACCGACAGCACCGGCGAGACCGAGCGGCCCACCGCCCCGGAGACACCCGGCGGCGGGTCGCCAGAGCGCACCCCCGAGGAGATCAGGGCGAGGATGTCCTCGATCCAGCGCGGATGGCAGCGCGGCCGGCGGCACTCCGAGGACCCCCCGGACGTTGCACGAGCAGCCACAGACGACGCCCGACCTGCACCTACGGGCGACAACGCACCAAGATCCATCACGGAGGGGAACGGTCCATGA
- a CDS encoding molecular chaperone DnaJ, translating to MTAAERGPRTFDQALAALGEPFPADPAAAARRYRRLARLLHPDTAPYARRADAAAAFQRLSALWRRHTGGDGPTLTTRHRTYRLGPVLAIGDLAVLREACHDTVLKIPVKPADNDLMEREAAALTKLDTAADPRHRAYAPRLVETFRHRDDTGTERRVNALGRLHGFHTLAAVRAAHPAGLDPRDAAWMWRRLLVALGWAHRAGLVHGAVLPEHILIHPAEHGLVLVDWCYATGPGGTVPALVDRHRDLYPPEARGHEPVSPATDIHLASRVMLRLMGDLAPHPLRAFIRGCTLPARARRPHDAWRLLAELDEVLERLHGPRTFRPFAMTATT from the coding sequence ATGACCGCCGCCGAACGCGGTCCGCGCACCTTCGACCAGGCCCTGGCGGCCCTCGGCGAACCCTTCCCGGCCGACCCCGCCGCAGCCGCGCGCCGCTACCGGCGGCTCGCCCGGCTGCTGCACCCCGACACCGCCCCGTACGCCCGGCGCGCGGACGCGGCAGCCGCCTTCCAGCGCCTGTCCGCCCTGTGGCGGCGGCACACCGGCGGCGACGGCCCCACGCTCACCACCCGCCACCGCACCTACCGCCTCGGCCCGGTCCTCGCCATCGGCGACCTCGCCGTACTGCGCGAAGCCTGTCACGACACCGTCCTCAAGATCCCGGTGAAGCCCGCCGACAACGACCTGATGGAGCGCGAGGCCGCCGCGCTCACCAAGCTCGACACCGCCGCCGACCCGCGCCACCGCGCGTACGCCCCCCGCCTCGTCGAGACCTTCCGCCACCGCGACGACACCGGAACAGAGCGCCGCGTCAACGCACTCGGCCGCCTCCACGGCTTCCACACCCTCGCCGCGGTCCGCGCCGCCCACCCCGCCGGACTCGACCCGCGCGACGCCGCCTGGATGTGGCGCCGCCTGCTGGTCGCCCTCGGCTGGGCACACCGCGCCGGGCTCGTCCACGGCGCGGTACTGCCCGAGCACATCCTCATCCACCCTGCCGAGCACGGACTCGTCCTGGTCGACTGGTGCTACGCGACCGGGCCCGGCGGCACCGTACCCGCCCTCGTCGACCGCCACCGAGACCTCTACCCGCCCGAAGCGCGCGGCCACGAACCCGTGAGCCCGGCCACCGACATCCATCTCGCCTCGCGCGTCATGCTCCGGCTGATGGGGGATCTCGCCCCGCACCCGCTGCGCGCCTTCATCCGCGGCTGCACCCTGCCCGCCCGGGCCCGCCGCCCGCACGACGCCTGGCGGCTGCTCGCAGAGCTCGACGAGGTGCTGGAGCGGCTCCACGGGCCACGTACCTTCCGGCCGTTCGCCATGACGGCCACAACCTGA
- a CDS encoding roadblock/LC7 domain-containing protein, which yields MTAPSSATRELSWLLDDLVSRVASIRKALVLSGDGLATGASEGLSREDAEHLAAVASGFHSLAKGVGRHFDAGSVRQTMVELDEAFLFVTAAGDGSCLAVLTDSDSDVGQVAYEMALLVKRVGAHLATAPRADGGASRVV from the coding sequence ATGACCGCACCATCGAGCGCGACCCGCGAGCTGAGCTGGCTTCTGGACGACCTGGTGAGCCGAGTGGCGAGCATACGCAAGGCACTGGTCCTCTCCGGCGACGGACTGGCCACCGGAGCCTCCGAAGGCCTCTCCCGCGAGGACGCCGAACACCTCGCCGCCGTGGCCTCCGGCTTCCACAGCCTCGCCAAGGGCGTCGGCCGGCACTTCGACGCCGGTTCGGTCCGCCAGACCATGGTCGAGCTGGACGAGGCCTTCCTCTTCGTCACCGCCGCCGGCGACGGCAGCTGCCTCGCGGTGCTCACCGACTCCGACTCCGACGTCGGCCAGGTCGCCTACGAGATGGCCCTCCTGGTCAAGCGGGTCGGCGCGCACCTCGCCACCGCCCCCCGTGCCGATGGCGGCGCCTCCCGGGTGGTGTGA
- a CDS encoding GTP-binding protein yields the protein MVFGRSDRNKPVVEPVALKILVAGGFGVGKTTLVGAVSEIRPLRTEEDLSEVGRPVDDTGGVESKRTTTVAMDFGRITLREDLVLYLFGTPGQDRFWFLWDELAQGALGAVVLADTRRLEDCFAAVDYFERRAIPFAIAVNCFEGAQRHPADMIREALDLDSEVPVVLCDARDRSSAKDVLITVVEHAAKAAEARRATAI from the coding sequence ATGGTCTTCGGGCGCTCTGACCGCAACAAGCCCGTCGTCGAACCGGTCGCCCTCAAGATCCTTGTCGCCGGCGGATTCGGGGTCGGCAAGACCACCCTCGTGGGTGCCGTCAGCGAGATCCGTCCGCTGCGCACCGAGGAGGATCTCAGCGAGGTCGGCCGTCCCGTCGACGACACCGGGGGCGTGGAGTCCAAGCGCACCACCACCGTCGCCATGGACTTCGGCCGCATCACCCTGCGCGAGGACCTCGTTCTCTACCTCTTCGGCACCCCAGGCCAGGACCGCTTCTGGTTCCTCTGGGACGAACTGGCCCAGGGAGCCCTCGGCGCCGTCGTCCTGGCCGACACCCGCCGCCTGGAGGACTGCTTCGCCGCCGTCGACTACTTCGAGCGCCGGGCCATTCCCTTCGCCATCGCCGTCAACTGCTTCGAAGGCGCCCAGCGCCACCCCGCCGACATGATCCGCGAGGCCCTCGACCTCGACTCCGAGGTCCCCGTCGTCCTCTGCGACGCCCGCGACCGCTCCTCCGCCAAGGACGTGCTGATCACGGTGGTTGAACACGCGGCCAAGGCGGCCGAAGCCCGCCGGGCGACAGCCATATAG
- a CDS encoding NUDIX hydrolase yields MAASQQDEAVFLAAYDPHAFEPIAVTVDIVALTLRHGALHVLLVRRGGPPFEGCWALPGGFVRSGQESLDEAAARELAEETGLDAEGGLGRVHLEQLGSYGRPERDPRMHVVSVAYLAFAPDLPEARAGSDAAAADWIPVAELGTTAMLLGQPDAELERPHEQGRPAGAHGGGPGRRPDRTDRTGLAFDHARILAEGLDRARSKIEYTPLATAFLGGEFTITELREVYEAVWGRALHAGNFHRKVLSVPGFVESTGDTATRSGSRGGPRARLYRAGDARLLHPALLRPDREESVR; encoded by the coding sequence ATGGCGGCGTCGCAGCAGGACGAAGCGGTCTTCCTCGCCGCCTACGATCCCCACGCCTTCGAGCCCATCGCCGTCACCGTCGACATCGTCGCCCTGACGCTTCGTCACGGCGCCCTGCACGTCCTGTTGGTGCGGCGCGGCGGCCCGCCCTTCGAAGGCTGCTGGGCGCTGCCCGGCGGCTTCGTCCGGTCCGGGCAGGAGTCCCTCGACGAGGCCGCCGCCCGCGAACTCGCCGAGGAGACCGGTCTGGACGCCGAGGGCGGCCTCGGCCGGGTGCACCTGGAGCAGCTCGGCTCGTACGGCCGCCCGGAGCGCGATCCGCGGATGCACGTGGTCTCGGTCGCCTACCTCGCCTTCGCCCCTGACCTGCCCGAGGCGCGGGCGGGCAGCGACGCGGCCGCCGCCGACTGGATCCCGGTCGCCGAACTCGGCACAACCGCAATGCTGTTGGGGCAACCGGACGCGGAACTGGAGCGTCCCCACGAGCAGGGCCGGCCGGCCGGAGCCCACGGGGGTGGTCCCGGCCGCCGGCCCGACCGGACCGACCGGACCGGACTCGCCTTCGACCATGCCCGGATCCTCGCGGAGGGCCTCGACCGCGCCCGCTCCAAGATCGAGTACACCCCGCTCGCCACCGCCTTCCTCGGCGGCGAGTTCACCATCACCGAACTGCGCGAGGTCTACGAAGCCGTCTGGGGCCGCGCCCTCCACGCGGGCAACTTCCACCGCAAGGTGCTTTCCGTCCCCGGCTTCGTCGAGTCCACCGGCGACACCGCCACCCGCTCCGGATCCCGTGGCGGTCCCCGCGCGCGCCTGTACCGGGCCGGCGACGCCCGCCTTCTCCACCCGGCCCTCCTGCGCCCCGACCGCGAGGAGAGCGTGCGATGA
- a CDS encoding MIP/aquaporin family protein, producing MHSNGDIFLGEIIGTAILILFGAGVVAAVLLNHSKAKGAGWVVIAFGWGFGVLAGAYTAAPLSGGHLNPAVTVGIAIDTGDWDTVPVYIAGQMVGAMLGAVLCWLVYYGQFAANSEEETSIGTLGIFSTIPEIRVWWQNLVTETIATVGLVLPILALGLTKGLGESGTGVLVVALLVTGIGLSLGGPTGYAINPARDLGPRIVHTFLPIPNKGTSDWQYAWVPVAGPLIGAVLSGLIFNAAF from the coding sequence ATGCATTCCAACGGAGACATATTCCTCGGCGAGATCATCGGCACCGCGATCCTGATCCTCTTCGGCGCCGGCGTCGTCGCCGCCGTACTGCTCAACCACTCCAAGGCGAAGGGCGCCGGGTGGGTCGTCATCGCCTTCGGCTGGGGCTTCGGCGTCCTGGCGGGCGCGTACACCGCCGCGCCGCTGTCCGGCGGGCATCTCAACCCGGCGGTGACCGTCGGCATCGCCATCGACACCGGCGACTGGGACACGGTCCCGGTGTACATCGCGGGCCAGATGGTCGGCGCGATGCTCGGCGCGGTCCTGTGCTGGCTCGTCTACTACGGCCAGTTCGCCGCCAACTCCGAGGAGGAGACGTCGATCGGCACCCTCGGGATCTTCTCCACGATCCCGGAGATCCGGGTGTGGTGGCAGAACCTGGTCACCGAGACCATCGCGACCGTGGGCCTCGTGCTGCCGATCCTCGCCCTCGGCCTGACCAAGGGACTCGGCGAGTCCGGCACCGGTGTGCTGGTGGTGGCGCTGCTGGTCACCGGGATCGGCCTGTCGCTGGGCGGGCCGACCGGTTACGCCATCAACCCCGCCCGTGACCTCGGCCCGCGCATCGTGCACACCTTCCTGCCGATCCCCAACAAGGGCACATCCGACTGGCAGTACGCCTGGGTTCCCGTCGCGGGCCCGCTGATCGGCGCAGTCCTGTCCGGTCTCATCTTCAACGCCGCGTTCTAG
- a CDS encoding lipid-transfer protein has translation MTGDVAVLGAGMHPWGKWGRSFTEYGVVAARAALADAGLEWPAVQLVVGADTVRGGYPGYVAGATFAQALGWQGARVTSVYAACASGAQAINAARAQLLAGMADVALVVGADAAPKGFFAPAGGDRPDDPDWLRFRILGAVNPAYFGLYARRRMALYGDTTEDFAQVKVKNAAAGSLNPNARYRKRVTAQEVAASAVVADPLRLLDICATSDGAAALVLSTLDFARRHGSGSPVRISAVSTVTPTYPKTVLDLPDFATDSAVAVEPPAVGFRASIASAAYEEAGIGPEDLDLAEVYDLSTALELEWYEDLGLCAGGEGAKLLRGGATALGGRIPVNVSGGLASFGEAVPAQAIAQVCELVGQLRGRAGERQVPGARVGITANQGLFGHGSSVVVIR, from the coding sequence ATGACCGGGGACGTGGCCGTCCTCGGGGCCGGCATGCATCCGTGGGGCAAGTGGGGCCGCTCCTTCACCGAGTACGGGGTGGTGGCCGCGCGCGCCGCACTCGCCGACGCGGGGCTCGAATGGCCCGCCGTACAGCTGGTGGTGGGCGCGGACACCGTGCGCGGCGGATACCCCGGCTACGTCGCGGGCGCCACGTTCGCGCAGGCCCTGGGCTGGCAGGGCGCGCGCGTGACGAGCGTCTACGCGGCATGCGCATCGGGCGCGCAGGCGATCAACGCCGCACGCGCGCAACTGCTGGCAGGTATGGCGGACGTCGCGCTGGTGGTCGGCGCGGACGCCGCCCCGAAGGGCTTCTTCGCCCCGGCGGGCGGCGACCGCCCGGACGACCCGGACTGGCTGCGCTTCCGGATCCTGGGCGCGGTCAATCCGGCGTACTTCGGGCTCTACGCGCGCCGCCGCATGGCGCTGTACGGCGACACCACCGAGGACTTCGCCCAGGTGAAGGTCAAGAACGCGGCGGCCGGTTCCCTCAACCCCAACGCCCGCTACCGCAAGCGCGTGACGGCGCAGGAGGTCGCGGCCTCCGCCGTGGTCGCCGACCCGCTGCGGCTGCTGGACATCTGCGCGACCTCCGACGGCGCGGCGGCGCTGGTGCTGTCCACCCTGGACTTCGCGCGCCGGCACGGTTCCGGCAGCCCGGTGCGGATCAGCGCGGTGTCCACGGTCACCCCGACGTATCCCAAGACGGTGCTGGACCTGCCCGACTTCGCGACCGACTCGGCCGTCGCCGTGGAGCCGCCCGCCGTGGGATTCCGGGCCTCGATCGCGTCGGCGGCGTACGAGGAGGCGGGCATCGGCCCGGAGGACCTGGACCTCGCGGAGGTCTACGACCTGTCCACCGCGCTGGAATTGGAGTGGTACGAGGATCTGGGCCTGTGCGCGGGCGGTGAGGGCGCGAAGCTGCTGCGCGGCGGGGCGACGGCGCTCGGGGGCCGGATTCCGGTCAATGTGAGCGGCGGACTCGCCTCGTTCGGGGAGGCGGTGCCGGCGCAGGCGATCGCCCAGGTGTGCGAGCTGGTGGGGCAGTTGCGCGGGCGGGCGGGAGAGCGCCAGGTACCGGGGGCGAGGGTCGGGATCACGGCGAACCAGGGGCTGTTCGGGCACGGGTCGTCGGTGGTCGTGATCCGCTGA